Proteins from a genomic interval of Paenibacillus lentus:
- a CDS encoding IS3 family transposase (programmed frameshift) yields the protein MPPKKGQKFNRYDEETKREAVRLRIEEQWSYTQIKEKLGIKSDAQIVTWVRKHMNGESFKDYRGRWAKKHFSSLEEENEHLKAQVEYPKKAQSESTWGGKLDKQARFRTIEKMIGNHSIVMLCKIAEVSRAGYYKWKAALSNQQQRQERDADLKEHILAIHRLRPYFGYIRMCTALRREGLLVNRKKVRRLMRELGIRSVIRKKRPNAGRKPSVVFANVLNRDFQASAPFTKLVTDITYVRIGHDFTYLSTVMDLHNNEIVAWELSERNDLQLVLDTVKQLGTRKDAVLHSDQGFQYTHKAYETQLLAQGLQGSHSRRGNCYDNACMESFFSHLKTEQLYLKRPNDQHSARRLIEEYIEFYNHERFQKKLGDRSPVEYRKAIAA from the exons ATGCCACCAAAGAAGGGTCAGAAGTTTAATCGATACGACGAAGAAACGAAGCGAGAAGCCGTTCGTTTACGAATTGAAGAGCAATGGAGCTATACTCAGATCAAGGAAAAGTTGGGGATCAAAAGCGATGCTCAGATTGTAACTTGGGTACGCAAACATATGAATGGTGAATCGTTCAAGGATTATCGGGGGCGTTGGGCGAAAAAACACTTCAGCAGTCTCGAGGAAGAGAACGAGCATCTGAAAGCGCAGGTCGAATATC CTAAAAAAGCTCAATCCGAATCTACATGGGGAGGGAAGTTGGATAAGCAAGCCCGGTTTAGGACCATCGAAAAAATGATTGGGAACCACTCGATAGTCATGCTGTGTAAGATTGCTGAAGTGTCTCGTGCCGGGTATTACAAGTGGAAAGCTGCTCTAAGTAACCAGCAACAACGTCAGGAGCGAGATGCTGATCTGAAGGAGCATATACTTGCCATTCACCGTTTGCGGCCCTATTTCGGTTACATCCGTATGTGTACGGCTTTACGTAGGGAAGGATTGCTTGTTAACCGCAAGAAAGTCAGACGGCTTATGCGTGAGCTCGGGATCCGGTCAGTCATCCGCAAGAAGCGTCCAAATGCAGGGCGCAAGCCTTCTGTCGTGTTTGCTAATGTCTTGAACAGGGACTTTCAAGCATCTGCTCCATTTACCAAGCTAGTCACGGATATTACTTACGTACGGATCGGTCACGATTTCACCTATTTGTCGACTGTAATGGATTTGCATAACAATGAGATTGTCGCTTGGGAACTCTCTGAGCGCAATGACTTGCAACTTGTGCTGGACACAGTAAAGCAACTCGGTACTCGCAAGGATGCAGTCTTACATTCTGACCAAGGCTTCCAATACACGCACAAGGCTTACGAGACTCAGTTGCTCGCACAAGGGCTCCAGGGCAGCCACTCAAGGCGAGGCAACTGTTATGACAATGCCTGCATGGAGTCGTTTTTCTCCCATTTGAAGACCGAACAGCTGTACCTTAAACGTCCGAACGATCAGCATTCAGCACGTCGTCTCATTGAGGAATATATTGAATTTTACAATCATGAGCGTTTCCAAAAAAAACTCGGCGACCGTTCTCCAGTTGAGTACCGGAAAGCGATCGCCGCATAA
- a CDS encoding N-acetylmuramoyl-L-alanine amidase family protein, with the protein MKKLGFLLMLVVLLWALPGIGQASAASNSIFLDGQELEQPEGAQAGLVNGSVMVPIRVISEGLGYEVGWEKQNGTVSIKQGDRSLQLFIDNEKAIVDGSDITLSSPPLLKEDTTLVPLRFVGEQMGLQVSWDNETKSAHLYSTSSGSDSGVVNSGASTPPVNEGEAVPGEDQPVEQPETNGASGSESTTANNPSSNLATISGFSFSDNRLMILTDRTVEPNVFKMSDPDRVVIDVPNAKFSDGFKDILPLDETNRGQFTVEGYPEVSQIRYSLFSNDPSTIRLVIDLNESREFVVSKENDLTIVELTLEPVVHYIPTRPDGKSLVVIDAGHGGTDPGAPSVSGGSEKDVNLAIALRVNELLQHEPDIITVLTRSDDTYPTLDERVMMANDLLADIFISIHANSGSATASGTETLYTRDASILLADTVHKYVLEATGLTDRKVKNQNLKVTRETMMPAILLETGFLSNPHDDAVLKDPVVQERIAAGIVAGIKEYLGLQ; encoded by the coding sequence ATGAAGAAGTTAGGTTTTCTGTTAATGCTGGTTGTTTTATTGTGGGCTCTGCCGGGTATAGGACAGGCCTCAGCTGCGAGTAACTCGATTTTCCTTGACGGCCAGGAGCTGGAGCAGCCTGAAGGCGCTCAAGCCGGACTCGTAAACGGTAGCGTCATGGTTCCGATTCGTGTCATATCGGAAGGACTCGGCTATGAAGTCGGATGGGAGAAACAGAACGGAACGGTGTCGATTAAGCAAGGCGACAGATCGCTGCAGCTGTTCATTGATAACGAAAAAGCCATCGTTGATGGCAGCGACATTACATTATCCTCACCTCCTTTGTTGAAGGAAGATACGACTCTGGTGCCACTGCGCTTTGTGGGAGAGCAGATGGGGCTGCAGGTTAGCTGGGATAACGAGACCAAGTCAGCGCATCTATACAGCACAAGCTCAGGCTCGGATAGCGGTGTTGTAAATAGTGGAGCCAGCACGCCCCCGGTGAATGAGGGGGAAGCTGTACCGGGCGAGGATCAGCCTGTAGAGCAGCCTGAAACAAACGGAGCCAGCGGTTCAGAATCAACGACTGCGAACAATCCAAGTTCAAATCTTGCAACGATCAGCGGATTTAGCTTCAGCGATAATCGCCTTATGATTTTAACAGACCGTACTGTTGAGCCTAATGTATTCAAGATGAGTGACCCGGATCGTGTTGTTATCGACGTGCCAAATGCAAAATTTTCCGATGGTTTTAAGGATATATTACCGTTGGATGAGACGAATCGCGGGCAATTCACGGTCGAGGGGTATCCGGAAGTGTCGCAAATTCGCTATTCGCTATTCAGTAATGATCCATCTACAATAAGGTTAGTCATCGATTTGAATGAGAGTAGGGAATTTGTCGTTTCGAAGGAGAATGATCTTACCATTGTCGAATTGACATTGGAGCCCGTGGTTCATTATATACCGACAAGACCTGACGGCAAGAGTCTTGTTGTCATCGATGCTGGCCATGGAGGAACGGATCCGGGAGCCCCAAGCGTAAGCGGGGGGAGTGAGAAGGATGTTAATTTGGCCATTGCCTTGAGGGTTAACGAATTGCTTCAGCATGAGCCGGATATCATTACGGTGTTGACACGAAGCGACGATACATATCCAACGCTCGACGAGCGGGTCATGATGGCAAACGACCTGCTGGCCGACATCTTTATTTCCATTCATGCAAATAGCGGATCTGCAACGGCGTCGGGAACGGAAACGCTGTATACTCGGGATGCCAGCATCCTACTTGCGGATACGGTACACAAGTACGTGCTCGAAGCTACAGGCTTGACGGATCGCAAGGTGAAGAATCAGAACTTGAAAGTGACGCGGGAGACGATGATGCCGGCCATATTACTAGAAACTGGATTCTTAAGCAATCCCCATGATGATGCTGTGCTGAAAGATCCCGTTGTTCAGGAAAGAATTGCGGCAGGCATCGTTGCTGGGATTAAAGAATATCTAGGCCTGCAATAG
- a CDS encoding LysR family transcriptional regulator: MELRQLLYTLKIAEERNFSRAADKLHIAQPSLSQQLSKLEKELGVKLFQRNTSTVELTHAGASFIKHARKIMDAVEQLRQEMDDISQLRAGRVIIGSMPITGSHLLPYVLPAFKEAYPDIQVNLLEDTSLNLEKLTAGGGTDLSLLSLPLQEPSLTYEPIGEEKIDLAIPPNHDLADPNNRPKGGVSLEQLKGESFIVLKKGQGFRKIMMDLCRAAGFEPDIVFESNNIETVQSLVAAGMGITLVPRFIARAKRSELIPVYVPLAEPVPSRTLVIAYRRGRYLSKAAEAFIETFRKTIEQRMKEEA; this comes from the coding sequence ATGGAATTAAGGCAGCTCCTATACACTTTAAAAATTGCTGAGGAACGCAACTTTTCAAGGGCGGCAGACAAGCTTCACATCGCTCAGCCATCGCTTAGCCAGCAATTGTCCAAACTTGAAAAGGAGCTCGGCGTAAAATTGTTTCAGCGTAATACCAGTACTGTTGAGCTTACACATGCAGGAGCCAGTTTTATTAAGCATGCCCGAAAAATTATGGATGCGGTAGAACAGCTTCGTCAGGAGATGGACGACATTTCTCAACTTCGCGCCGGGCGCGTCATCATCGGCAGCATGCCGATAACCGGCTCTCACCTGCTGCCATATGTTCTTCCGGCATTTAAAGAGGCGTACCCAGACATTCAGGTTAACCTGCTTGAAGATACATCGTTGAACCTGGAGAAGCTTACGGCCGGCGGAGGCACTGATCTTAGTCTACTCTCTCTGCCGCTGCAGGAACCTTCCTTAACATACGAACCCATTGGAGAGGAAAAAATCGATCTCGCCATTCCTCCAAACCATGATCTTGCCGACCCAAACAACCGCCCGAAAGGAGGCGTGTCCCTAGAGCAGCTCAAGGGCGAATCCTTCATCGTTCTAAAAAAGGGGCAGGGCTTCCGCAAAATCATGATGGATTTATGTCGGGCAGCCGGCTTTGAGCCTGATATCGTATTCGAGAGCAACAACATCGAGACTGTGCAGTCACTCGTTGCTGCAGGAATGGGCATCACCCTTGTCCCACGCTTTATCGCCCGGGCCAAGCGCAGCGAACTGATCCCCGTCTACGTTCCGCTGGCAGAGCCGGTTCCAAGCCGCACCCTCGTTATTGCCTATCGCAGAGGACGGTATCTGTCCAAAGCGGCCGAAGCTTTTATCGAAACGTTCCGCAAGACGATAGAACAACGCATGAAGGAAGAGGCATAG
- a CDS encoding GerMN domain-containing protein, with protein sequence MKKLIIVGAVLLLAASLAGCGRKPQAAPEVTPESPPAVDPNVSQGAGQNGTGATEPEMQIALIKLYFTDGDLMELTEVQREIEFQEDEDKYAAAFKQLQIAESGMFSLWEKVILNKASLADGVLGIDIQLPDEARLGSGGEVLAIDSLKATMFQFEEVQKLELTVDGEQVESLMGHVELEHPMTR encoded by the coding sequence TTGAAAAAATTAATTATTGTCGGAGCGGTACTGCTGCTTGCTGCTTCATTGGCCGGATGCGGTCGGAAGCCCCAGGCGGCTCCAGAGGTAACACCTGAATCACCTCCTGCTGTTGATCCGAATGTCTCCCAGGGAGCGGGACAGAATGGAACCGGGGCTACTGAGCCTGAAATGCAAATCGCGCTAATTAAGCTGTACTTTACCGATGGTGATCTAATGGAGCTTACGGAGGTACAGCGTGAAATCGAATTCCAGGAAGATGAGGATAAATACGCTGCAGCTTTTAAGCAATTGCAAATTGCAGAGAGCGGAATGTTCTCGCTATGGGAGAAGGTTATCTTGAACAAGGCGTCGTTGGCAGATGGTGTACTCGGCATCGATATTCAACTGCCTGACGAAGCGCGGCTAGGATCAGGTGGCGAGGTGTTAGCGATTGATTCGCTAAAAGCGACAATGTTTCAGTTCGAGGAAGTACAGAAGCTTGAGCTTACGGTTGATGGTGAGCAAGTGGAAAGCTTGATGGGCCATGTGGAGCTAGAGCACCCCATGACTCGATAA
- the lepB gene encoding signal peptidase I, protein MKIWKEIQGWGLSIIIGFVISMFIGIFIIQPYKVNGHSMEPTLDDNQRIYAWKISQTLEKLPNYKDIVIIDSRVDRSRSFWDSVNEHPLIRILSGNKKEDFFYVKRVIGLPGDVIEIKDGQVYRNGVMLEEPYIKEQMYTEQSQVWEIPEDHIFVMGDNRNNSKDSRMIGPVPLDHVMGVEGFNK, encoded by the coding sequence ATGAAAATATGGAAAGAGATTCAGGGCTGGGGATTATCGATTATTATCGGTTTTGTAATCAGCATGTTCATTGGCATTTTTATTATACAACCATATAAGGTGAATGGTCATTCCATGGAGCCTACACTGGATGATAACCAGCGGATATACGCCTGGAAAATATCGCAAACACTGGAAAAACTCCCAAACTATAAAGATATCGTCATTATCGATAGTCGCGTCGATCGCAGCCGCTCATTCTGGGATAGCGTTAACGAGCATCCATTGATTCGTATTTTATCCGGAAATAAGAAGGAAGATTTCTTCTATGTCAAACGCGTTATCGGTCTCCCGGGTGATGTCATTGAAATTAAAGACGGTCAAGTGTACAGAAATGGCGTTATGCTGGAGGAGCCGTATATTAAAGAACAGATGTATACGGAGCAAAGCCAGGTATGGGAAATTCCTGAAGATCATATTTTTGTGATGGGAGATAATCGAAACAATAGCAAGGACAGCCGAATGATTGGGCCTGTGCCGCTTGATCACGTCATGGGTGTCGAAGGATTTAATAAATAG
- the leuC gene encoding 3-isopropylmalate dehydratase large subunit, with the protein MSNTKKTMYEKIWDNHVIYAEEGKPSIIYIDLHLVHEVTSPQAFEGLRLSGRKVRRPELTFATMDHNVPTKDRFNIKDPISKQQIDTLTKNCRDFGVTLYDLDTIDQGVVHVMGPELGLTHPGKTIVCGDSHTSTHGAFGALAFGIGTSEVEHVMATQCLQQAKAKTLEVRFVGKRKPGVTAKDMILGVIAQYGTDFATGYVIEYTGEAIRELTMEERMTVCNMSIEAGARAGLIAPDETTFEYLRGREHVPQGEAFDRAVAEWKNLTTDEGAEYDHVVEFDVDSLIPQVTWGTSPGMGTNINATVPHPNDFATENERKAAEKAIEYMGLTPGTPMTDIEIDYVFIGSCTNGRIEDLRAAAEIARGYKVSDKVTAIVVPGSGRVKLQAEKEGLDKIFTEAGFEWRDAGCSMCLAMNPDVLEPGQRCASTSNRNFEGRQGRGGRTHLVSPAMAAAAAIKGRFVDVREWNVLSEVVS; encoded by the coding sequence ATGAGTAATACTAAAAAGACAATGTATGAGAAAATTTGGGACAATCACGTGATTTATGCAGAGGAAGGGAAGCCAAGCATCATTTACATCGATTTGCATTTGGTGCATGAGGTAACTTCGCCACAAGCATTTGAGGGGTTGCGCCTCAGCGGACGTAAGGTGCGTCGTCCAGAGCTGACTTTTGCGACGATGGACCACAACGTACCTACCAAAGACCGCTTTAACATTAAAGATCCGATTTCTAAGCAGCAAATTGACACGTTGACGAAGAACTGTCGTGATTTTGGCGTAACGCTTTATGACCTGGATACGATTGATCAGGGTGTTGTACACGTCATGGGGCCGGAGCTTGGTTTGACACATCCAGGCAAAACAATCGTCTGCGGTGACAGCCACACGTCTACGCATGGTGCCTTTGGCGCACTTGCCTTTGGAATCGGTACAAGTGAAGTTGAGCACGTCATGGCTACTCAGTGTTTGCAGCAAGCCAAGGCGAAAACATTGGAAGTGCGTTTTGTTGGTAAACGCAAACCGGGAGTGACTGCCAAAGATATGATTCTTGGCGTTATTGCCCAGTATGGCACGGATTTCGCAACGGGTTATGTTATTGAGTATACCGGTGAAGCGATTCGCGAGTTGACGATGGAAGAAAGAATGACTGTATGTAATATGTCCATTGAAGCGGGAGCTAGAGCAGGACTGATTGCTCCTGACGAGACGACATTTGAATACTTGCGCGGCCGCGAGCATGTACCGCAAGGTGAAGCATTTGATCGTGCTGTAGCGGAGTGGAAGAATCTTACCACAGATGAAGGCGCAGAATACGACCATGTTGTGGAGTTCGACGTTGATTCATTGATTCCGCAGGTGACATGGGGTACGAGCCCAGGGATGGGAACGAATATCAACGCAACCGTACCACATCCGAATGACTTTGCAACAGAGAATGAACGGAAGGCTGCCGAGAAGGCAATTGAATATATGGGGCTTACCCCGGGAACGCCAATGACGGATATTGAGATCGACTATGTATTTATCGGCTCGTGTACGAATGGGCGTATCGAGGATCTCCGCGCTGCAGCAGAAATTGCGCGAGGCTACAAAGTATCTGACAAAGTGACGGCGATCGTCGTTCCGGGTTCTGGTCGCGTGAAGCTGCAGGCAGAGAAGGAAGGCCTGGACAAAATATTTACAGAGGCTGGTTTTGAATGGCGTGATGCAGGTTGCAGTATGTGTCTTGCCATGAACCCAGACGTTCTGGAGCCGGGACAACGCTGCGCTTCCACCTCTAACCGGAATTTCGAAGGACGCCAAGGCCGTGGCGGTAGAACGCACCTCGTTTCACCGGCGATGGCAGCGGCGGCGGCAATCAAAGGCCGTTTTGTCGATGTCCGGGAATGGAATGTATTGAGCGAAGTCGTTAGCTAA
- a CDS encoding carbon-nitrogen family hydrolase — MIQQQLKLSWNIAMIQCDIHMGRPVDNRRIVEHWMEKALKAAVKPDLLVLPEMWNTGYALEHIHELADAEGRESREWISEFARNNGVHVVAGSIAERRGDEVYNTMRIFADSGEEIAAYSKIHLFRLMEEEKHLSSGQSVVTFELDGQILGASICYDIRFPELTRTLALMGAKVLFVPAAWPHPRLHHWRTLLTARAIENQMYVVACNRTGISGKDEFFGHSMIIDPWGEVLAEGGEEEGIVTGRIDLSLVDDVRSRIPVFEDRRANLYQI, encoded by the coding sequence ATGATTCAACAACAACTAAAGTTGTCATGGAATATCGCCATGATCCAATGTGACATTCATATGGGGCGGCCCGTTGATAACCGGAGAATCGTCGAGCATTGGATGGAAAAGGCGCTGAAAGCTGCTGTTAAGCCGGATTTGCTCGTATTACCCGAAATGTGGAATACGGGTTATGCGCTGGAACATATTCATGAGCTGGCGGATGCAGAGGGGCGCGAGAGCAGGGAATGGATCTCTGAGTTTGCGCGAAATAACGGGGTACATGTCGTTGCAGGTTCGATTGCGGAGAGGCGTGGAGATGAGGTCTACAATACGATGCGGATATTCGCAGACTCCGGTGAAGAGATAGCTGCATATTCTAAAATTCATCTATTCCGTCTTATGGAAGAGGAGAAGCATTTGTCGTCCGGGCAGTCTGTCGTTACTTTCGAATTGGATGGACAAATCCTGGGAGCTTCCATTTGCTATGATATTCGCTTTCCTGAGCTTACCCGCACGCTTGCGCTAATGGGCGCCAAGGTATTGTTCGTTCCGGCTGCTTGGCCTCACCCGCGTTTACATCACTGGCGTACATTGCTGACAGCAAGGGCGATCGAGAATCAAATGTATGTTGTAGCCTGCAATCGTACCGGGATTAGCGGGAAGGACGAATTCTTCGGCCACTCGATGATTATTGATCCGTGGGGGGAAGTGCTCGCTGAAGGTGGGGAGGAAGAGGGCATTGTTACGGGGCGTATTGATTTATCTTTAGTAGATGATGTACGCTCCAGAATTCCTGTATTTGAGGATCGGCGTGCAAATCTGTATCAAATATAA
- the leuD gene encoding 3-isopropylmalate dehydratase small subunit has product MEAFIKHTGIVGPVDRVNVDTDAIIPKQFLKRIERTGFGQFLFYEWRFDTEGNVNPEFELNKPRYKGASIMISRVNFGCGSSREHAPWAILDYGFRCVIAPSFADIFYNNCFKNGILPIKLSEEQVEELFQRTAKHEGYQLTVDLESKTITDEYGLNISFDLDEHRRQFLLQGLDDIGLTLQHENLISAYEAKRASRSFA; this is encoded by the coding sequence ATGGAAGCATTTATTAAACATACAGGCATCGTCGGTCCCGTGGATCGGGTAAACGTGGATACGGACGCTATTATTCCTAAACAATTTCTTAAACGGATAGAACGTACCGGATTCGGACAATTTTTGTTCTATGAATGGCGTTTTGATACGGAAGGCAATGTAAACCCGGAATTCGAACTGAATAAGCCTCGCTATAAGGGTGCTTCAATTATGATTTCCCGTGTCAATTTTGGCTGTGGCTCCTCCCGGGAGCATGCGCCTTGGGCGATTCTCGATTACGGGTTCCGTTGCGTGATCGCGCCATCTTTCGCGGATATTTTCTACAATAACTGCTTTAAGAATGGCATTCTGCCGATCAAGTTGTCTGAAGAGCAGGTAGAGGAATTGTTCCAGCGTACGGCTAAGCATGAGGGATATCAATTGACAGTTGATTTGGAGAGCAAAACGATTACGGACGAATACGGATTGAACATTTCGTTCGATCTGGATGAGCACCGTCGCCAGTTCCTGCTTCAAGGTCTGGACGATATCGGACTTACATTGCAGCATGAGAATTTGATCTCTGCTTATGAAGCGAAGCGGGCAAGCCGCTCCTTTGCATAA
- a CDS encoding pyridoxal phosphate-dependent aminotransferase yields MSRQNQSQGSPLFPIHAAEMMDRLPKQFFASLVQSVNLEISQGHDVINLGQGNPDRPTPDHIVRAAQQAVANPQFHKYSPFQGYNFLKEAVCQRYREDYGVSLDPEKEVAILFGGKTGLVQIVQILLNPGDLCLVPDPGYPDYWSGAALAGAEMSFMPLRANNAYLPDYGAISPLDRKRAKLMFLNYPNNPTSATAPLSFYEDTVQFAAKNKIVVASDFAYGAIGFDGKKPISFLQAEGAKEVGVEYYTLSKTYNMAGWRVAFALGNEKIISLINLLQDHIYVSLFGGIQEAAKVALTAPQDTVAELVAVYESRRNALFDELDKIGWTAQRPSGSFFAWLPVPRGSDSASFAQKLLTEAKVAVAPGIGFGPNGEGYVRVGLLSGEDRLREAVQRIGKLGLF; encoded by the coding sequence ATGAGCCGACAAAATCAATCACAGGGCAGCCCTCTTTTTCCAATCCATGCTGCGGAAATGATGGATAGACTGCCGAAGCAGTTCTTTGCTTCCCTTGTCCAAAGCGTGAATCTGGAAATTTCACAAGGGCATGATGTCATTAATTTAGGACAAGGCAACCCGGATCGCCCCACGCCTGATCATATCGTACGCGCCGCACAGCAAGCGGTGGCCAACCCACAGTTCCATAAATATTCCCCGTTCCAGGGCTACAACTTCCTCAAGGAAGCGGTTTGCCAACGCTACCGGGAAGACTATGGAGTATCGCTTGACCCCGAGAAGGAGGTTGCCATCTTATTTGGCGGCAAAACTGGGCTTGTGCAAATTGTCCAGATTCTGCTGAATCCCGGCGACTTGTGCCTAGTGCCCGATCCTGGATACCCCGATTACTGGTCGGGCGCTGCCCTAGCCGGAGCAGAAATGTCCTTCATGCCGCTGCGTGCGAACAATGCTTATTTACCGGATTATGGGGCAATATCTCCCCTTGATCGTAAGCGGGCGAAGCTAATGTTCCTGAATTATCCGAACAATCCGACTTCGGCTACCGCCCCCCTGTCCTTCTACGAAGACACCGTCCAGTTCGCCGCCAAAAATAAGATCGTTGTCGCGAGCGACTTCGCCTACGGAGCTATCGGTTTTGACGGCAAGAAGCCCATTAGCTTCCTGCAGGCCGAAGGCGCCAAAGAAGTGGGCGTTGAGTATTACACCTTATCCAAAACGTATAATATGGCTGGCTGGCGCGTCGCCTTTGCTCTCGGAAATGAAAAAATCATTTCGTTAATCAATTTGCTCCAAGATCATATTTATGTCAGTCTGTTTGGCGGTATCCAAGAAGCGGCCAAGGTTGCCTTAACGGCTCCCCAGGACACTGTCGCCGAGCTCGTTGCTGTTTATGAATCCCGCCGCAATGCCTTATTCGATGAACTGGACAAGATTGGCTGGACCGCACAGAGGCCAAGCGGATCATTTTTTGCCTGGCTGCCCGTGCCAAGAGGCTCGGACTCTGCGTCCTTCGCCCAGAAGCTCTTGACCGAAGCCAAGGTCGCAGTCGCCCCGGGGATTGGATTTGGACCAAATGGAGAAGGCTATGTCCGGGTTGGGCTGCTCAGCGGAGAGGATCGTCTGCGCGAAGCAGTCCAACGTATTGGCAAGCTGGGACTGTTCTAA
- a CDS encoding N-acetylmuramoyl-L-alanine amidase family protein, whose product MKKISFLVFMLVFIFAFPTIGQAAGSGTSIYLNGEALNLPKNGQVQNVKGNVMIPIRVVMEELGFDVDWEKGTRTVTIKQADTTIKLIVNQKSATVNGKKAALSIAPMLKQDTTLVPLRFVSEQMGLTVGWDNATKTVYLITPDQGGGGGEGSNTSSGSSNSEDGSINPNPVPSQNLASVTGISFDANRLIVAVDQNVKPNVFKLSEPDRIVIDIPDSRFDDSFSSNHSLDAFQNGFMDINGYPDVTKIRYSQFSDHPSTIRIVMDLTGARNYSLLNADDGYVIIDLNVDQSYPSRGNGKPLVVIDAGHGGSDPGAISVRKRREKDFNLAIAKKVENLLKHETQLDYILTRSTDVFVKLQDRAKLANDMNADLFVSLHANSGSATASGVETYYTRGESLPFAKTMHKYLVESSGLPDRKVRTKNLHVTRETTMPAVLLEFGYLSNSSDEALLYTEKFQNSVAQGVVDGIKDYLGFK is encoded by the coding sequence ATGAAGAAAATTAGTTTCTTGGTGTTCATGCTTGTTTTTATTTTTGCTTTTCCTACGATAGGACAAGCTGCAGGAAGCGGCACAAGTATTTATCTAAATGGAGAAGCGCTGAACTTGCCGAAGAATGGACAGGTTCAGAACGTGAAAGGCAATGTGATGATTCCGATTCGCGTCGTTATGGAGGAGCTGGGTTTTGACGTCGACTGGGAGAAAGGGACGCGCACGGTAACTATAAAGCAAGCCGATACAACGATTAAACTAATTGTCAATCAAAAAAGCGCAACTGTAAATGGCAAGAAAGCAGCTTTGAGCATCGCTCCGATGCTTAAACAGGATACGACGCTCGTGCCGCTTAGATTCGTCAGCGAACAGATGGGTCTCACCGTGGGCTGGGATAATGCGACGAAGACGGTATACCTAATTACCCCGGATCAAGGCGGTGGAGGCGGAGAGGGCAGTAACACCAGTTCTGGCAGCAGCAACTCGGAAGATGGCTCAATTAACCCGAATCCGGTGCCATCACAAAATTTGGCTTCCGTCACAGGAATCAGCTTTGATGCCAATCGACTGATTGTTGCCGTTGACCAAAATGTAAAGCCTAATGTTTTCAAGCTGAGCGAGCCAGATCGGATCGTCATCGATATTCCGGATTCAAGGTTCGATGATTCATTTTCCAGCAATCATTCGCTGGATGCTTTTCAGAATGGCTTCATGGACATCAATGGTTATCCGGATGTAACGAAGATTCGTTATTCGCAGTTTAGTGACCATCCTTCTACGATTCGTATTGTTATGGATTTAACAGGGGCTAGAAATTATTCTTTGCTGAATGCGGACGACGGCTATGTCATTATCGATCTAAACGTGGATCAGAGTTATCCTTCCCGGGGTAATGGAAAGCCGTTAGTTGTCATTGATGCTGGTCATGGTGGAAGTGATCCAGGTGCGATTAGTGTAAGGAAGAGGAGAGAAAAGGACTTCAACCTGGCAATCGCCAAAAAGGTAGAGAACCTATTGAAACATGAAACGCAATTGGATTATATACTTACCCGCAGTACGGACGTCTTTGTAAAGCTACAAGATCGAGCCAAGTTAGCCAATGATATGAACGCAGACCTATTTGTCTCGTTGCATGCGAACAGCGGCTCAGCTACGGCTAGCGGCGTAGAGACGTATTATACGCGGGGGGAAAGTCTCCCATTTGCTAAAACGATGCATAAATATCTCGTTGAATCTTCCGGTTTGCCGGATCGGAAAGTGCGTACAAAGAACTTGCATGTAACTCGTGAAACGACAATGCCAGCGGTATTATTGGAATTTGGTTATTTAAGCAACTCTAGTGATGAGGCTTTGCTGTATACTGAAAAATTTCAGAATAGCGTCGCCCAAGGTGTTGTTGATGGTATTAAGGATTATCTTGGCTTTAAGTGA